A region from the uncultured Macellibacteroides sp. genome encodes:
- a CDS encoding CsbD family protein — protein MDKLQLKGKWNQLKGSVKQEWGDLTDDDLMYVEGKEDELLGRIQEKTGKAKEELLTWFDKKIKDLD, from the coding sequence ATGGACAAGTTGCAATTAAAAGGAAAATGGAATCAGTTGAAAGGTTCTGTTAAGCAAGAATGGGGTGATTTAACAGACGATGATTTGATGTATGTTGAAGGCAAAGAGGATGAACTACTGGGAAGAATCCAAGAGAAAACCGGAAAGGCAAAAGAGGAACTGCTTACCTGGTTTGACAAAAAGATAAAGGATCTTGATTAA